In Malania oleifera isolate guangnan ecotype guangnan chromosome 8, ASM2987363v1, whole genome shotgun sequence, a single window of DNA contains:
- the LOC131161928 gene encoding uncharacterized WD repeat-containing protein C17D11.16-like, which produces MIAAISWVRKGVAKSFPDVAEPPSKEEIDEILKCEALDGRRNSETEEDDEDMDTDAATKVDKVVQALGAADAVGRTSSDITSGTNFRDITDGLRELDMEHYDEEDDGIELFSTGLGDTYYPSNEVDPFLKDDNDSEDLEDMAIKAEDGIIVCARTEDEMGHLEVWILEESSDGDSNMYVHHDIIIPAFPLCTAWLDCPLKTGEKGNFIAVGSMEPSIEIWDLDMIDEVQPHMVLGGIAEKKKKKKKSIKYKKDSHTDSVLGLAWNKEFRNILASGSADKLVKIWDVATGKCETTMEHHTGEVQAVAWNHHVPQVLLSGSFDRSVVMKDGRVPSHTGFKWSVTADFESLAWDPHVEHSFVVSLGDGTVKGFDIRTATSEPTAESKPTFNLHAHDKVVCTVSYNPSVRNFLATGSQDKMVKLWDLSDNQPKCVASKNPELGAVFSISFSEDSPFLLAMGGSKGRLEVWDTSTVSGVSRLFGKNINQNRS; this is translated from the exons GAGAAATAGTGAGACTGAGGAGGATGATGAAGATATGGATACTGATGCTGCAACAAAAGTTGATAAAGTTGTCCAAGCATTAGGTGCCGCAGATGCAGTTGGCCGAACTTCCAGTGACATAACTTCAGGGACAAATTTTAGGGACATCACTGATGGTTTGAGGGAACTTGACATGGAACATTACGATGAAGAGGATGATG GAATTGAGCTGTTCAGCACGGGGCTCGGGGACACCTACTACCCCAGTAATGAGGTGGATCCCTTCCTTAAGGAT GATAATGACTCAGAAGACCTGGAGGACATGGCAATAAAAGCAGAAGATGGCATCATAGTTTGTGCTCGTACTGAAGATGAGATGGGTCATCTTGAG GTTTGGATACTTGAGGAATCAAGCGATGGTGACTCAAACATGTATGTtcatcatgatatcattattccAGCATTTCCCCTATGCACAGCATGGCTTGATTGCCCACTTAAAACTGGAGAAAAAG GAAACTTTATAGCTGTAGGATCAATGGAACCTTCCATTGAAATTTGGGACCTTGACATG ATTGATGAAGTCCAACCACATATGGTATTAGGTGGCATTGCcgagaagaaaaaaaagaaaaag AAATCAATTAAATACAAAAAAGACAGCCACACCGATTCAGTACTTGGTCTTGCTTGGAACAAGGAGTTCAG GAATATACTTGCTAGCGGTAGCGCTGACAAACTGGTTAAGATTTGGGATGTGGCTACTGGAAAATGTGAAACCACCATGGAGCATCATACTGGCGAG GTTCAAGCTGTTGCATGGAATCATCATGTACCACAAGTTCTTCTTAGTGGATCTTTTGATCGTTCAGTGGTTATG AAGGACGGGAGGGTACCTTCGCACACTGGTTTTAAGTGGTCAGTTACAGCTGATTTTGAAAGCTTGGCATGGGATCCACATGTGGAACATTCATTCGTG GTGAGCCTTGGAGATGGTACTGTTAAAGGCTTTGATATTCGGACAGCCACGTCTGAACCAACTGCTGAGTCAAAGCCAACTTTTAATCTCCATGCACATGACAAAGTTGTTTGCACAGTCTCTTATAATCCTTCAGTGCGTAAT TTTCTGGCCACTGGGTCGCAGGATAAAATG GTTAAACTTTGGGATCTTTCAGATAACCAACCTAAATGTGTTGCATCTAAGAATCCTGAACTT GGAGCTGTCTTTTCTATTTCCTTCTCTGAGGACAGTCCCTTTTTGTTGGCTATGGGAGGCTCTAAAGGGAGATTAGAA GTGTGGGATACCTCGACTGTTTCTGGAGTCTCCCGATTATTTGGGAAGAACATCAATCAGAACAGATCCTAA